The DNA window tttaatcgTCATCATGTACATATGCTGATGTTAATGAATGGATTTAGACACGAGCTCATTTATCCAGAAAGTCAAAGGTCAGAAAGTCCAtaaaaggctgaaaaaacattgtgaaaaagaatgaaaaatacAGATTGGAGAGGGACAAACTGtccaaaccctaaccctacctggCAACCCTAAAGGTatcatttaattattattaaaagataATAATTGAACTATAAAGGATAAGTAAATGATTCACTATTATTAGAGCCATTAATGTAAACCATTACCAGTGTTAGATTAGAGCACTGTATCAAATGTAAAGGCACTACTTTGAGCCCAGGTCAGGCAGATGTTGATGAAGTTAAATAAATCGTAAAATCAGCATCCTGCATCATAGCCACAGTACTGTGTATCAGCGAACTACCATGGTATGCTGCTGGCATACCACTAGTCCTTGTTGGTGAACCCTCTTGAATTACCAGCAGGCTTTTTTTCAGCAGTTTTATTTCTAGGCTTTACCACGAGCCGCCAGCTGTTGGCACGCTAATTAAAAAACTCCCACCGGGCACCGCAAAGTAGAACTTATCctattttcatgcttttttttgtgtgtgtgtgtgtgtgggggggggttggtttaaaacaacaagaaacaaaatcacAGCAGTTCATTATTTCTCTATGCCTGTGGGTTTATTTGCTCAGTTGAATAAGCGACAGGAGGAAAGCAAGAAAAGGCAAGTGAGCTTTTGATCTAGAAGTCCACGACGCGTCTAATGGAGCCTACAGATGGATGAAGAGCCCCCCACTCCGAGTGCCGTCTGTATTCGCCCTTTTCCAGCAGGTACTGGCGCCCCCTGTAGCTCGGATGCTCATAGAAGACCCAGGTGCCGTCCTGGACGTGGGCTGAGTGGATGTCGCGGTAGCGCCAGCGGTCCTGCAGGTTGGGCATGTCTTCGCTAAACTCTATCATCTGGCCACTGAAGTCTGGACGTTCGTAAATGCGGATCCTGTGCCTGGTGGATGGCTTAAAGATTTCAAAATAAGAACATGTTAATAATCAATAggaattcctttaactttaagcaGCTAAGACCACATTTGTCCATCTTGTAAGGAGGAGAACATTTCTCACAGCGTTGCATTGCTCTCAAAAGAAATTACAGAGAAGAAAGTATACATAGTATTCTAGTTGACTTACATATCTAATGAAGCGACAGGAGCGAATGGTTTCATTGAAGCCGTTCCAGCTCTGATAGTTGGGGTACTCCCCTTTAGAGAGGATGTACTGGTAGCCCATATACTGGGGTCTCTCATAGATGACCCAGGCTCCACTCTCCACCCGAATAGAGTTACAGCGGCTGAAGTGGGAACTTAGCTCGGGACAGTCGCTGCTGCATTCGAAGTAACGACCCTGGAAGTTCTTGTCCTCGTAAAAAAAGATCTGCAAGCAAGAGTGTGAATTAAAAGCTGTGCAAGTAAAACAAATCCTGAAACTCTCCATATCTCTATGGACAACACTGCTGATATAACTCTTTTGACAAAGAATTTGAGTTATACGTTATAGATAGTTATAGATAAGTTTGTTGTACTAACGCAGGGCAAATATTggactttcacttttttttgctgctccCTAGTggctaaaaatgaaataattcagCTTTAAGGTTTTTGTCAGGGTTACCATCTATATTTATTTGTGCAGGAACATTCATGCACTTCAGGTTATATCTGACAAAAGCCCCGCCCGCTCGTCACACTAACATACTAACATTTGACAGGACATCAGCTCAACTCCATTTAGCAAGAAGCAATCCACCCACAGCTTAGCGTGAGGTCATTACGGCATTATCATATCGCACAGTTGTGGCGCTTACCTTCCCTGTGCGCTCCATAATCGCCTCGTGTTCCTCCTCACCCAATCAGATTAAAGCCCCTCATACACACTGCATCGCCGGCAGTCCACTTTTAAATAAAGGCTGATGAACTGCATTGCCAGGGGAATCATTGTCATTCAAATGAGCTCTCCATTAACATCGGCACATTAGCTGATTCTGCAATTGTTTTAGCACATGGCCTTTATATGTGTTGATGCAGAAATTTTGACTGAATGCTGTTTAACTctagaaaaatagaaataatgTTGCTGAAAAATCACTtcttcattcatgtcacctcCCATATCCTCCGAAGAACCAGCCTAATCATTTTTGTCCTCTGTAATGGACATTGATTTTTGGTACTAAATACAGGACATCCTGGGCTTTCCATTGATATTCATGTGTTTGGGTGGTTTCTTTTAGCTCCAAAGAGGcaggaaatcacaaaaaagtTCAGTGGGAAGATTCTTTTTTCCTcggttctcaggaggatataagataagataagataaaaagataagaagaactttatttatcctgagggaaattcttttgtcatacaTATGCTCAATGCaccaagagagacagaggagcagaggaataagatatacaatatgtacaatagaatacaagtatacagtaatatacagtaggatatAGCTGCTGTTATCTTAATATTTATGGAAATATTGTTTCAGCATGTAttattgtgttttgtatttcatGTTACAATACATTACATCACATATactctttttctatttttctgtttttgttttgtttgcccAGTCAACTATAACTTATCCTCTTGTTTATTATTATAGCTGTTCTTATTGTCACATGCACAGTTAAGAACACGTTTCCTTGAAATTCTTCAACAGCCTTCCCCTCTGAACAATATTCACTACTAGAATtagatataaaatatttataaatataaaccACTGACCATTACAACATcttataaatattaaataataaaattttgTGTGTatcctcctgttttttttcttaataaatatACTCATTTATATAATGAATAAAAAGCttggatataaaaaaaatctctaatatatttattttgtttaatgcAAGTGCATGCATAACGTGCACGTGAGTTTATATACTGGTGCAAATTTTAACCAGTGTTTTCTGAAAGTTCTTGTAGTTATTTTACTATGATTTAAAATGACTTTCACTATTTAAACATTGCATTTGTCCAGTTTGaatcaatatttattatttatatattaagtTTTAAAGTCTAAAAAAAGCTTTAATTAGATTTTTGTTTAATGTTGTGATTAAATGTAATACAATATGTATAATGAGTGAAAAGGATCATGGGTAATAAATGACAACCAATGTTTAATTTTCTATCATGACTTTATTTTAAGCATGTTTAGttattttccttgtttttatttttttcaaagatTTGTCAGTGGCTACTGCTTTTTAACCCGGCGGATGGATCCAACGCTGGGCTGCATGCCCCCCCACTCAGCGTACCTCCTGTATTCGCCCCTCTCAAGCAGGTACTGGCGCCCCCTGTAGTTTGGGTGCTCAAAGAATACCCAGGCTCCTTCGAACACCTTGCAAGAGTGGACATTGTTGCTTTTCCAGTTCTCGGGGAAGGCAGGCAAGTTGTCTGCCATCTCCATCGACTGACCTTCAAAGTTTGGTTTTTCCCAAACTTTCAGCCTCCATGAATTCCCCACCTGGAAGGAACAAATGAAAGAATGGGAATGTCTGCATTGTTGGTTTCTTACTGTATTATATTGTGAATTGATTATacaccattcacacacatatatagtcACCTACATTTCGAATAATTCGACAGGACCTGATGGAATCGTTGATACCTAGCCAATACTGGTAGTCTGGATACTCTCCTGGGCTTAGCACGTACTGGTAGCCCATGTAGTTTGGTCTTTCATAGACTACCCAGAATCCTCCCTCCACTCTGATGGAGTTGCAGCGGGGGAAGTAGGTGTGCAGGTCACTGGAATCATTGTCACACTCGTGGGACTGACCCTGGAAGTTTTTGTCCTCGTAAAAGATGATCTGAGAAAACAAGTTTTGATGAAATGCTGCACTCACTGAACTCTAGGAAGTGGCTGTTAtggtaaaacaaacacattttgtacTCATTCATCTCAAAATACGGTATAAGCATGAATCATATTGCCACAAACATGTGCCTGTCTTAAACATACAGTACCTTCTCCATTGTCGATATCAACAGGTTTGGTGTTGATATAAAACATTAAAGCAGCCACCTCCTATATTCACTTTATACAGAACAAGGACAATAAAACTAAGCACATGGCTTGCTTTCTGTGAACTGGATTATTCAATCACTGATTCAAATATTTATCCAGGCTTATCACATTGTTCTGAAGCAGTGAATCCTGTTTCCCTAAACAATGCAAATGCACAGTGCAAAGCATCCCAAAGCCACTGGATGCAGCAGAGCGTGCTGACAAAAACAAGGGCACTGCAGGACAGTTGGTTTGATATGAAACGCTTTGAGCTGAGTCAGTGACACAGCAGGAAGGCACCAGAGACTCTGCTGGAGATATTTATACACACTTTATAACTAATTCATATTATAACAAGTAAGCAGTAATTTGATCAATCATTTACCCCTAACTGATTGGCGTTCCTTTCCATGGTAAATAAGCTGATTCCATGCACTGTTGATGATGCAGGGAAAAACTCCCATTTGAAACAATGCATGATGACACAAGTGTGGTCTTCAGCACGACACAGTGGTGAAGGTTAGGTAATGTTTAGGAAACAAGCAGGATTGCGTTTAAAAGGaaccaacacaaacaaaaggtgATCTCCTGTTCCCACCCTGTTATTAATCAGAACCTCAACTCCACACTTAGTCATTTCCACACAAACAAATGTCATTTTGATAAACTTCCTTTCCTTTATTGAATCATCAAggcagatttttcttttaaatgtaacaAGCAGATTGCCACAGCTTATACAAACATTCATGCTCCCCAGAGGGTGAACTCCCCACACAATGACCTTCACCTTTAAATCTGCCACCATAAGATCGCTGTTGTTACTGAAGAATGATCCAGATTcttaaaataacaataacaatgttttAAGTATTGCCCTTCTAGTAATGATACAATTCATCATTTAAAGGTATCCAACATTAAATCAGTACTGAATTACCTTCAGCAGTGAAACTACTGGCTTCTTTGTACTTTGTCATTGTTGCGCAGTTCTCCTGTTCCTTTCCCACCTGAGAGAGATATGATTTCCTGCTTAAACTAAGATCAGGATGCTCAGCCCATAAATACAAGTgcatagttttcttttatatgatatgtatttatatacatacatgtaCATGACATACATATGACATGGCATGGAGTTGTAGTGTTGTATTTACACCAGAGGTCTAACAAAGGAGGAGTCTATTGCAGATTCCTGAACTTTGTGAAACTGCCACACAAAAACATAAGTCTTCACGTCTTTAAAATAACTTGATTTAATAGTTCTACTTGGCTTTTATTAATGTATTCATTCTTCCACATCGAGCTTGAGGCACATTTGATGAAATCCACAAGGACAAAGTCAGTTTGCTTGAGTCATTTATAAGTCATTTATTGATTGTCATGTGCATCACTTTTTGATTATGATTGTTAATCAAAACTCTGTGATCCTGCGGAAAGAACCGACACCAGGTGAAGATGCCCCCCAGTCGCTGTGCTGCCGGTACTCGCCCCGCTCCAGGAGGTACTGGTGCCCACGGTAGTTGGGGAGGTCGTAGAATACCCAGGCACCATCTGTCACCACACAGGAGTAGGCCTCGCGCATCTTGTAGGTATCATAAACCGATGGGCAGTCATCAGAGCACTCCACCATCTGCCCACCAAAGTCCGGCCTCTCGTACAGCCTCAGCTTCCACGCACTACCGTAGACCTGCAAACACAAGCAAAGCACAGTGTGCTCGGTGCAGATTTACAATGCCAACTTTGGAGCAGCGTTTCCATTTTATGGCTAGTGTTATGAAAAGTCCTGGAAAATTCCtcccaaagacaaaaaatacatgtgCAGGGTTTCACTCTAGGCTATCAGCTCACATGGacttacatttttattatgtaATCTCTTCAAAAGCTGATCTTTGGCTGCTATTGCAGTCAATTAGACTGATTTAAAGCAC is part of the Pelmatolapia mariae isolate MD_Pm_ZW linkage group LG23, Pm_UMD_F_2, whole genome shotgun sequence genome and encodes:
- the LOC134621393 gene encoding gamma-crystallin M2-like isoform X1, which encodes MGKITFFEEKKFQGRCYNCSSDCADLHTYFNRCSSIRVESGVWVIYEKPNYKGFQYVLSPGEYADNQQWMAFNDNVKSCRTVKNVYGSAWKLRLYERPDFGGQMVECSDDCPSVYDTYKMREAYSCVVTDGAWVFYDLPNYRGHQYLLERGEYRQHSDWGASSPGVGSFRRITEF
- the LOC134621393 gene encoding gamma-crystallin M2-like isoform X3, translated to MGKITFFEEKKFQGRCYNCSSDCADLHTYFNRCSSIRVESGVWVIYEKPNYKGFQYVLSPGEYADNQQWMAFNDNVKSCRTVKNAGAWKLRLYERPDFGGQMVECSDDCPSVYDTYKMREAYSCVVTDGAWVFYDLPNYRGHQYLLERGEYRQHSDWGASSPGVGSFRRITEF
- the LOC134621393 gene encoding gamma-crystallin M2-like isoform X2, which produces MGKITFFEEKKFQGRCYNCSSDCADLHTYFNRCSSIRVESGVWVIYEKPNYKGFQYVLSPGEYADNQQWMAFNDNVKSCRTVYGSAWKLRLYERPDFGGQMVECSDDCPSVYDTYKMREAYSCVVTDGAWVFYDLPNYRGHQYLLERGEYRQHSDWGASSPGVGSFRRITEF
- the LOC134621391 gene encoding gamma-crystallin S-1-like, producing the protein MSTKCIIFYEDKNFQGQSHECDNDSSDLHTYFPRCNSIRVEGGFWVVYERPNYMGYQYVLSPGEYPDYQYWLGINDSIRSCRIIRNVGNSWRLKVWEKPNFEGQSMEMADNLPAFPENWKSNNVHSCKVFEGAWVFFEHPNYRGRQYLLERGEYRRYAEWGGMQPSVGSIRRVKKQ
- the LOC134621390 gene encoding gamma-crystallin M2-like is translated as MERTGKIFFYEDKNFQGRYFECSSDCPELSSHFSRCNSIRVESGAWVIYERPQYMGYQYILSKGEYPNYQSWNGFNETIRSCRFIRYPSTRHRIRIYERPDFSGQMIEFSEDMPNLQDRWRYRDIHSAHVQDGTWVFYEHPSYRGRQYLLEKGEYRRHSEWGALHPSVGSIRRVVDF